In Mobula hypostoma chromosome 18, sMobHyp1.1, whole genome shotgun sequence, one genomic interval encodes:
- the LOC134358250 gene encoding uncharacterized protein LOC134358250, translating into MKDVEVLLGNDIAGGIVFPVVRLTGQPASMEAPPAMVNLAETFLPTLYETGCSEIRGSEGAGTDVAVAGKEFVQTQERDEGLMVFAETALSDTALTSYCAEEEVLRKKGKSSTVPADEEWGVVQKSYGDEVFNMAHEVPPGGHFAVLEETVGGIMKESYRLPRGKNVIDHDRRELRRSPAFDMLTNLVGVSVEINEARGPLIREKNHFEKIRMGSVRWEKAIVLARSTDKVSPLIPEGVIKRLAPMCLIVPRKCKELGRWVMSVTIGQPSKQHPYFSSNSVTKGLMNTEVCIGNLIRLSEASVIVSLGKNEFGHTKVTYLGIVVTQGQLAVMQATVQAIADLPTPTDKRALRRLLEMVGYCRKFCNNSAVNTRPPPTKPLREKIESEWDDPCYCGPGQNQMRGYIGRNSSVFLATMKFAELEPGLRDY; encoded by the coding sequence atgaaagacgtggaagtcttgctcggtaatgacatcgccggaggaatcgtgttcccagtcgtgagattgacgggtcagcctgccagcatggaggccccgcccgcgatggtgaatttggctgaaacatttctgccaaccttgtatgagacagggtgtagtgagataagaggtagtgagggagctgggacggacgtagcagtagccgggaaagaatttgtgcagacgcaggagcgagacgaggggctgatggtttttgccgagaccgctctctctgacacagccttgacaagctattgtgcggaggaggaggtgctaaggaagaaagggaaatcaagtacagtacccgcagatgaggaatggggggtggtgcaaaagagttatggggatgaggtttttaacatggcccacgaggtaccccccggtggacattttgcggtgctggaggaaacagttggtggaatcatgaaagagagttaccggctgcccagggggaaaaatgttattgatcatgaccgacgcgaactgagacggtcaccggcttttgatatgctaacaaacctagtcggtgttagcgtggaaatcaatgaagctaggggccccttgataagagaaaaaaaccattttgaaaagattaggatgggatcggtcagatgggagaaggctattgttttggccaggtctactgataaggtctctcccttaatccccgaaggagtaattaaacgactcgcacccatgtgtttgattgtcccgaggaaatgcaaagaactgggacgttgggttatgtctgttacaatagggcagccaagcaaacaacacccatatttttcgagtaattcagtgactaaagggctgatgaacacagaggtgtgtattggcaatttaatacggctgtctgaagccagcgtgatagtgagccttggaaaaaatgaattcggccacacgaaggtcacttacctgggaattgtggtgacacaggggcagctggcagtgatgcaagctacagtgcaggctatcgctgacctcccaaccccgacagacaagagggccctcagaaggcttttggagatggtggggtactgcaggaagttttgcaataactctgcggtcaatacccgtccccctcctactaagcccttgcgagagaaaattgagtcggaatgggacgacccttgttattgtggtccgggacaaaaccaaatgagaggttacattggtcgcaattcatcagtgtttttggccactatgaagtttgctgagttggagcctggtctaagggattattaa